A region of Chiroxiphia lanceolata isolate bChiLan1 chromosome 23, bChiLan1.pri, whole genome shotgun sequence DNA encodes the following proteins:
- the ESAM gene encoding endothelial cell-selective adhesion molecule, whose amino-acid sequence MGALRRAALALAALLGVSSAVLEVHVGTDSVFAVEGQQAVLPVWYTSHSQEKPYILWLLHKGNAGPFQILKYLDGTVKVGETDLKSRVGFLYPVLTHNISLVINATRERDSGQYMCTVNVVDDGAPEGRDVGVINLTVLVPPAVPACQLHGTPTVGANVTLSCSSKKGKPSPTYQWERTDPTPQVFFPPAQDLARGTLRLTNLSLEMSGLYVCTAENRAGFEKCSIVLEVQSTSTKAVIAGAVLGSLGALATIIFFAQRVVGYRRKKRDSQEEGANEIKEDAVAPKTPSWARRPASDTISKTSTLSSIAGPRDKLYAARPPSDTASILTATGSYRGAPPRGGGRPPNLPPPAVNGTPRRHQDPAAPPGALPPSSLARAGAVPVMVPAQSRAGSLV is encoded by the exons GTGTCTCCTCAGCCGTGCTGGAGGTGCACGTGGGGACGGACTCGGTGTTCGCCGTGGAGGggcagcaggcagtgctgcccGTCTGGTACACCAGCCACTCCCAGGAGAAACCCTAcatcctctggctgctgcacaAGGGGAATGCCGGCCCCTTCCAG ATCCTGAAGTACCTGGACGGCACGGTGAAGGTGGGGGAGACGGACCTGAAGTCCCGCGTGGGGTTCCTGTACCCAGTCCTCACCCACAACATCTCATTGGTCATCAACGCCACCCGCGAGCGCGACTCGGGGCAGTACATGTGCACCGTCAACGTGGTGGATGACGGTGCCCCCGAGGGCAGGGATGTCGGCGTCATCAACCTCACCGTCCTGG TGCCGCCGGCCGTCCCCGCCTGCCAACTGCACGGCACCCCCACCGTGGGCGCCAACGTgaccctgagctgctcctccaaGAAGGGGAAACCCTCGCCCACGTACCAGTGGGAGCGCACGGACCCCACCCCGCAGGTCTTCTTCCCCCCGGCCCAGG ACCTGGCCAGGGGTACCCTCAGGCTGACCAACCTCTCCCTGGAAATGTCGGGTCTCTACGTCTGCACAGCCGAAAACCGAGCGGGTTTTGAGAAGTGCAGCATCGTCCTGGAGGTGCAGTCAA CGAGCACTAAAGCAGTCATCGCCGGCGCCGTGCTGGGCTCCCTGGGCGCCCTCGCCACCATCATCTTCTTTGCCCAGCGGGTTGTTGGCTACAGGAGGAAGAAACGTGACagccaggaggagggagccaaCGAGATCAA GGAGGACGCTGTGGCGCCCAAAACCCCGTCGTGGGCGAGGAGACCGGCTTCGGACACCATCTCCAAAACCAGCACCCTGTCCTCCATCGCCGGCCCCCGGGACAAACTCTACGCGGCCAGACCCCCCTCTGACACCGCCTCCATCCTCACTGCCACCGGCAGCTACCGGGGAGCCccgccccggggagggggccgCCCCCCCAACCTGCCTCCCCCCGCCGTTAACGGGACCCCCCGGCGCCACCAGGACCCGGCCGCCCCCCCGGGAGCGTTgcccccctccagcctggcccgGGCGGGCGCCGTCCCGGTCATGGTGCCGGCGCAGAGCCGAGCCGGCTCCTTGGTGTGA
- the NRGN gene encoding neurogranin, translating to MDCCNEGACTKLDEDILDIPLDDPDANAAAAKIQASFRGHMTRKKIKGGEIDRKTKDAECANSTRGGDLRNGD from the exons ATGGACTGCTGCAAT GAGGGAGCCTGCACAAAGCTGGACGAGGACATCCTGGACATCCCTTTGGACGATCCCGATGCCAACGCGGCGGCCGCCAAGATCCAGGCTAGTTTCCGTGGCCATATGACCCGCAAGAAGATCAAAGGGGGGGAAATCGACCGGAAAACCAAGGACGCCGAGTGCGCCAACAGCACCCGCGGCGGCGACCTCCGCAACGGAGACTAG